In Symmachiella dynata, the following are encoded in one genomic region:
- a CDS encoding DUF1549 domain-containing protein: MRIVFSNYRRLSVSLIAVAWLASALDAAEVAAPDFRNDVIPLLTKLSCNSGGCHGKSTGQGGLKISLFGFHPESDHAALVQEGRSRRILPAAPERSLLLRKATGQIPHGGGRRLAAESDEYRVLYRWIASGGIGSRSDSPVLEKLTISPDRKVLAAETQQQLTVTAHFSDGTQRDVTRRAVFESNEAEIADVDANGLIATQSGGGLFAVMVRFGDKIAAFEGTIPYDRASIGGTAPSRPAGELSTIDEQLWRQWERLGIEPSPPATDAELIRRATVDICGTLPTTAEVQAYLADERPNKQALLIDRLLERPEYAGYFAQKWAAILKNRGGGYATSKQRAGTALFSAWIRDSIAENKPYDRFVAEILTATGSQQQNPPTIWYRSIRTPQEYVESIAQAFLGVRIQCAQCHHHPAERWSQTDYYGLAAVFARIGRKQGFADSEVPTNEIIFVKREGTVRHPRTNAVIAPRALGGPVFANSRFDDPRRGFTAWMTSANNPFFARTMVNRMWGHFMGRGIIHPIDDARSTNPPSNPELLEALATGFVESGYDVKQLIRTITASRAYRHSSTPLPGNRGDKQNFARFYPKRLTAEVLLDGMSQVLDVPTVFVGTPGKFPLGTRAIDLPDENVPLNFLDVFGRPGRTSACECERSDEPALAQALEIVNSAEIQRKLTAETGYAAQLAASDASHRENVQEIFLRTFARPPRGEELVAAVDFLEATEDRGEAYRTLLWSLLATGEFMFNH, encoded by the coding sequence ATGAGGATTGTTTTTTCAAACTATCGACGTTTGTCCGTGTCGCTGATTGCGGTCGCATGGCTCGCGTCTGCTTTGGATGCCGCTGAAGTGGCGGCGCCCGATTTTCGGAATGACGTGATTCCGCTGCTGACAAAATTAAGTTGCAATAGCGGCGGTTGTCATGGGAAATCGACGGGGCAGGGAGGGTTGAAGATTTCGCTTTTCGGATTTCATCCCGAAAGTGATCATGCAGCCTTGGTGCAGGAGGGGAGAAGTCGGCGCATACTGCCGGCGGCACCGGAGCGAAGTCTGTTGTTGCGCAAAGCGACCGGACAGATTCCTCATGGCGGTGGGCGGCGACTGGCGGCGGAGTCTGACGAGTACCGCGTGCTCTATCGCTGGATTGCATCGGGCGGGATTGGATCGCGCTCTGATAGTCCCGTGCTGGAAAAATTGACGATTTCGCCCGACCGCAAAGTGTTAGCAGCAGAGACGCAGCAACAATTGACGGTCACGGCGCATTTCTCGGATGGTACTCAGCGCGACGTGACCCGCCGGGCGGTTTTTGAATCCAACGAAGCGGAAATTGCTGATGTTGACGCGAATGGACTGATTGCGACGCAATCGGGCGGCGGGCTGTTTGCGGTGATGGTCCGCTTCGGCGACAAAATTGCCGCCTTCGAAGGGACGATTCCGTATGATCGTGCATCGATCGGCGGCACTGCGCCAAGCCGTCCCGCTGGAGAATTGTCGACGATTGATGAGCAACTCTGGCGGCAATGGGAACGATTGGGGATCGAGCCATCCCCACCGGCGACCGACGCGGAGTTGATTCGCCGTGCGACTGTGGATATTTGTGGCACGCTGCCCACGACTGCGGAAGTCCAAGCCTATCTCGCCGACGAACGGCCGAACAAACAGGCGCTGCTAATCGACCGGTTGTTGGAGCGTCCGGAGTACGCCGGGTATTTTGCGCAGAAATGGGCCGCGATCTTGAAAAACCGCGGGGGCGGATATGCCACGAGTAAGCAACGCGCGGGGACGGCACTGTTCTCGGCCTGGATACGTGACTCGATCGCTGAGAACAAGCCGTATGACCGGTTTGTGGCGGAAATTCTCACAGCGACCGGCAGCCAACAGCAGAATCCTCCCACGATTTGGTACCGCTCGATCCGTACGCCGCAAGAATATGTCGAATCGATCGCACAAGCATTTCTGGGGGTCCGCATCCAATGTGCGCAATGCCATCATCATCCCGCTGAGCGGTGGAGCCAAACGGACTATTACGGATTGGCGGCCGTGTTTGCCCGGATCGGTCGCAAGCAAGGTTTTGCCGACTCGGAAGTTCCCACCAACGAAATTATTTTCGTGAAACGTGAAGGAACGGTGCGGCATCCGCGGACGAATGCGGTGATCGCGCCCCGCGCTTTGGGGGGACCGGTGTTTGCGAATTCTCGATTCGACGATCCTCGGCGAGGCTTCACAGCCTGGATGACTTCGGCGAACAACCCGTTTTTTGCCCGCACGATGGTCAACCGGATGTGGGGGCATTTTATGGGGCGAGGGATTATTCATCCGATCGACGATGCCCGCAGTACGAATCCTCCCAGCAATCCCGAACTCCTTGAGGCTTTGGCGACCGGGTTTGTTGAAAGCGGATACGACGTCAAGCAGTTAATCCGCACGATCACAGCATCCCGCGCGTACCGGCATAGTTCGACGCCGTTGCCGGGGAATCGCGGGGACAAACAAAACTTTGCGCGGTTTTATCCCAAACGCTTAACTGCGGAAGTCTTACTGGATGGGATGAGTCAGGTGCTCGACGTGCCGACGGTTTTTGTGGGAACGCCCGGCAAGTTTCCGCTCGGAACACGAGCTATCGATTTACCGGACGAAAACGTGCCGCTGAATTTCTTGGACGTCTTCGGCCGCCCGGGGCGGACCTCGGCGTGTGAATGCGAGCGTTCCGACGAACCGGCACTGGCACAAGCCTTGGAAATTGTCAATTCAGCCGAGATCCAACGAAAGCTGACGGCCGAAACCGGCTATGCCGCCCAGTTGGCTGCGAGCGACGCATCTCATCGCGAGAACGTCCAAGAGATATTTCTCCGCACCTTTGCCCGCCCACCGCGCGGCGAAGAGTTGGTTGCCGCGGTGGATTTTCTGGAGGCTACCGAGGATCGCGGGGAAGCATATCGAACGCTGTTGTGGTCGCTGTTGGCGACGGGCGAGTTTATGTTCAATCATTAA
- a CDS encoding type II secretion system F family protein — MVTAFLSTTEPAAVPPNTSLVLGGVLCGVAVAWLAYQIFALIYRPYRMAAESWEFEENRRIQLRTASRTYRWLEPLVEEIKGSSLLGWLGGTARVENALRLRGTTVPWTAEEYLAVRALESVGVGVGAWFLVSNFAGMFVTGFIAVFAAFCYLRIGVQKLSGTATMRMARFKQRLPFSVDLLALMMQAGGGFRESLRTVVNESDGHPVGEEFAGVLRSLARGQSMRASLEEFQNRLGDGDVDELVFAVVKAEELGTPLSKIFLTMADQIRLKRSQWAEVAAGKAQTMITFPGLVVMLACLLIVVAPFVIDAIENSPF; from the coding sequence ATGGTCACTGCTTTCTTGAGTACAACGGAACCGGCTGCGGTGCCGCCGAATACGTCGCTCGTTTTGGGCGGTGTGTTGTGCGGAGTTGCGGTTGCGTGGTTGGCCTACCAGATATTTGCGTTGATTTATCGCCCGTACCGCATGGCAGCTGAGTCGTGGGAGTTCGAGGAAAATCGTCGCATTCAACTCCGTACGGCCAGCCGCACGTATCGTTGGTTGGAACCGCTCGTTGAAGAAATCAAAGGCTCGTCCCTGTTGGGCTGGCTGGGAGGGACGGCGCGGGTTGAGAACGCGTTGCGATTGCGGGGGACAACGGTTCCGTGGACGGCTGAGGAATATTTGGCTGTTCGGGCGCTGGAGTCCGTCGGCGTGGGAGTCGGTGCGTGGTTCCTGGTGAGCAATTTTGCCGGAATGTTCGTCACAGGCTTCATCGCCGTCTTTGCAGCCTTTTGCTATCTGCGTATCGGTGTCCAAAAATTGTCGGGCACCGCCACGATGCGGATGGCGCGGTTCAAACAACGCCTGCCTTTTTCCGTCGACTTGTTGGCCTTGATGATGCAAGCCGGCGGCGGGTTTCGTGAGAGTTTGCGAACCGTGGTCAATGAGAGCGATGGCCACCCGGTCGGAGAGGAATTCGCCGGTGTGCTCCGTAGCCTGGCACGGGGGCAGTCGATGCGGGCCTCACTTGAGGAGTTTCAAAATCGGTTAGGCGATGGGGATGTTGACGAATTGGTCTTCGCTGTTGTGAAAGCTGAAGAACTGGGGACGCCGCTCAGCAAGATCTTTTTGACGATGGCCGATCAAATTCGACTGAAGCGATCACAGTGGGCCGAAGTCGCAGCCGGTAAAGCGCAAACCATGATTACCTTTCCGGGGCTGGTTGTCATGTTGGCTTGCCTGTTGATTGTGGTCGCTCCCTTCGTGATTGATGCCATTGAAAATTCGCCTTTCTAA
- a CDS encoding DUF1501 domain-containing protein, with protein MNPIQLQQQTRRHFFHDCGVGVGKIALASLLAEGLVPSSAAAGESASPFAPRATHFPATAKRVIFLFMAGAPSQLDLFDYKPKLAELEGKPIPPSVIQGQRYAFIQPDAAVLGPRFSFSKHGKCGAEIADVMPHLAQVVDELAIVRSVHTDLFNHSPAQLFVNTGSGVPGRPGMGAWLSYGLGSEANDLPSFVVLKSGGSLSGGAAMWSSGFLPSVHQGVPFRSQGDPILHVANPAGYDARAQRESLDLIRSLNANQYSAIGDPEIETRINAYEMAYRMQSRAPELMEFSQEGQETLDLYGAQPGEPSAVFANNCLLARRLAERGVRFVQIYHAGWDHHSNVEGGVRSQCAKTDQACAALIVDLKRRGMLDDTLVVWGGEFGRTPMVEASAALGRSMGRDHHPQAFTMWFAGGGIKPGIAYGRTDELGFHAQENPVHVHDVQATILRCLGLDHSRLTFRSQGLNFRLTGVEEHEPVHALLS; from the coding sequence ATGAATCCAATTCAACTTCAACAACAGACGCGGCGGCATTTCTTTCACGATTGCGGAGTCGGCGTGGGGAAAATTGCTTTGGCGTCGCTACTGGCCGAGGGATTAGTCCCCTCCTCAGCGGCGGCGGGTGAATCGGCGAGTCCGTTTGCGCCGCGCGCTACACATTTTCCTGCTACGGCCAAGCGGGTGATCTTCTTGTTTATGGCAGGCGCGCCGAGCCAGTTGGACCTGTTCGACTACAAACCAAAATTGGCGGAACTGGAAGGCAAGCCGATCCCGCCGTCGGTGATCCAAGGACAACGGTACGCCTTCATCCAGCCTGACGCAGCGGTGCTGGGGCCGCGGTTTTCTTTTTCTAAGCATGGGAAATGCGGGGCGGAGATTGCTGATGTGATGCCGCACTTGGCCCAGGTGGTGGATGAGCTTGCCATCGTGCGTTCCGTGCATACGGACTTGTTTAATCATTCACCCGCGCAATTGTTTGTGAATACAGGCAGCGGCGTTCCGGGGCGACCAGGGATGGGGGCATGGCTGAGTTATGGATTGGGCAGCGAGGCGAATGATCTGCCGTCGTTCGTTGTGCTCAAAAGTGGGGGCAGCCTGAGTGGCGGAGCGGCGATGTGGAGCAGTGGATTTTTGCCGTCGGTGCATCAAGGAGTCCCGTTCCGCAGCCAAGGAGATCCGATTTTGCATGTCGCCAACCCAGCGGGATACGATGCCCGTGCGCAGCGCGAATCGTTGGACTTGATTCGGTCGTTGAATGCGAACCAATATAGCGCCATTGGCGATCCCGAAATCGAAACCCGCATCAATGCCTATGAAATGGCCTACCGTATGCAGTCCCGTGCTCCCGAATTGATGGAGTTTTCTCAAGAGGGACAGGAGACGCTGGATCTCTACGGTGCGCAACCGGGAGAGCCCTCGGCGGTCTTCGCCAATAATTGCTTACTCGCGCGGCGGCTTGCGGAGCGGGGTGTGCGGTTTGTGCAGATCTATCACGCCGGTTGGGATCATCACAGCAATGTCGAAGGGGGCGTCCGTAGCCAGTGCGCCAAAACCGACCAAGCCTGTGCGGCATTGATTGTGGATTTGAAACGCCGCGGGATGCTGGATGATACGCTCGTGGTTTGGGGCGGAGAGTTCGGGCGGACGCCCATGGTCGAAGCCAGCGCGGCGCTGGGCCGCAGTATGGGGCGCGACCATCATCCACAGGCCTTTACGATGTGGTTTGCCGGCGGGGGCATCAAGCCGGGAATCGCCTACGGTCGCACCGATGAGCTTGGGTTTCATGCCCAGGAGAATCCGGTGCATGTGCACGATGTTCAAGCCACGATCCTACGCTGTTTGGGGCTGGATCACTCGCGCCTGACGTTTCGCTCGCAAGGCCTCAATTTCCGCCTGACCGGTGTGGAAGAACATGAGCCGGTTCACGCGTTGCTTTCCTAA
- a CDS encoding DUF1501 domain-containing protein, with protein MLKVSGSSYRCCDGIPRRTFLQIGAPLLGLGLTDLFRAQGRAADQGESSNAKSLIVFWTHGGMSQQDTYDMKPDAPAEYRGMYEPIATSAQGISVCERFPQHAKVMDRLSLIRSVHHENGIHAPSAHWMQTGYFGPTLARNAAQHPSFGSVIARTCPARTPQLPTYVTVPKSEAFGYQGAVYLGKAYNPFEVGANPNAKDFKVPNLALPDGLELKSIESRKKLLSTFDTLRRDIDGSGVLEGLDTFKAQALDMVSGDRVRQAFDLASESPELRERYGRHQYGQSALLARRLVEAGSRCVTINTGYWDHHDNIEPGLEEHLPPLDRALGTLVEDLDERGMLDDVLIYCAGEFGRTPLMNGHAGRDHWSNCFTVLLGGGGLQGGQVVGASEKHGGGVRERQVIPLDVLATIYKTMGIPLGTHFEDAAGRPVSIVGTGKPIHELL; from the coding sequence ATGCTGAAAGTCTCCGGTTCATCCTATCGATGCTGCGACGGAATTCCCCGCCGTACATTTCTGCAAATTGGCGCGCCGCTTTTGGGGTTGGGGCTGACGGATCTGTTTCGTGCGCAAGGGCGCGCGGCTGATCAAGGAGAATCGTCCAATGCAAAATCATTGATCGTCTTCTGGACGCATGGCGGGATGAGTCAGCAAGATACGTATGATATGAAGCCCGATGCGCCGGCGGAGTATCGGGGGATGTACGAGCCGATTGCGACCTCCGCACAGGGGATTTCGGTCTGCGAACGATTCCCGCAGCACGCCAAGGTGATGGACCGACTCTCTTTAATCCGGTCGGTGCATCATGAGAACGGAATTCATGCTCCGTCCGCGCATTGGATGCAAACCGGTTATTTTGGGCCGACGCTTGCGCGAAATGCGGCGCAACATCCCTCGTTTGGTTCAGTGATTGCCCGCACCTGCCCTGCGCGGACACCGCAACTGCCGACTTATGTCACCGTGCCGAAATCGGAGGCGTTTGGCTATCAGGGAGCCGTCTATCTCGGCAAAGCGTATAACCCGTTCGAGGTCGGTGCCAATCCCAATGCGAAGGACTTCAAGGTTCCGAATCTCGCTTTGCCCGATGGTTTGGAATTGAAAAGTATTGAATCGCGGAAAAAACTGTTATCAACATTCGATACATTGCGGCGCGACATTGACGGTTCCGGAGTGCTGGAGGGACTCGATACATTCAAAGCTCAGGCACTGGATATGGTTTCCGGAGATCGCGTCCGCCAAGCGTTTGATCTGGCTTCCGAATCGCCGGAGTTGCGGGAACGTTATGGCCGGCATCAATACGGCCAAAGCGCGTTGCTCGCACGGCGGTTGGTCGAAGCGGGCAGCCGTTGTGTGACGATCAATACTGGCTATTGGGATCATCACGACAATATCGAGCCGGGGCTCGAAGAACATCTCCCTCCCCTGGATCGTGCACTCGGCACGCTGGTCGAGGACCTTGATGAACGAGGGATGCTGGACGATGTGCTGATTTATTGTGCGGGTGAATTCGGGCGAACGCCGTTGATGAACGGGCATGCGGGCCGCGACCATTGGTCCAACTGTTTTACCGTTTTATTGGGCGGCGGCGGTTTGCAGGGGGGACAGGTCGTTGGCGCGAGTGAAAAGCATGGCGGTGGCGTGCGGGAGCGGCAGGTGATTCCGCTGGATGTGCTGGCGACGATTTATAAAACCATGGGGATTCCGCTCGGCACCCATTTCGAAGACGCCGCCGGCCGCCCGGTGAGTATTGTTGGCACGGGCAAACCGATTCATGAATTGCTGTGA
- a CDS encoding type II secretion system F family protein — MFATMTTTDMTLVLGSASLFAAVAWGVARAGAVWDSIAGAQWSQQTEMFQRLGLKTSRLRLGLRLWGATMIGSVFFLWAVCGMFPVALMTGVMVYVAPRYILHYLVERRRTLIRDQMVSATMGLANAVKAGLSLPQGLTSICEEVPEPLVSELRRIEFEYHRGRPLRDAIEEVRQRLDIDAFTLFALAIEVSLDRGGNVGEALNRISVSLQENQRIERKLEADTASGRQIVQILAVFPLFFIGFFYFVDPHAGALLFGTLAGQLVVCVVAILVYLGVAWANRIMRCDV, encoded by the coding sequence ATGTTTGCCACAATGACCACAACTGATATGACGCTGGTGCTCGGATCGGCCTCGCTGTTCGCCGCTGTGGCCTGGGGCGTTGCCCGGGCGGGAGCGGTTTGGGATAGCATTGCCGGGGCGCAATGGTCGCAACAAACGGAGATGTTTCAGCGTCTCGGTTTGAAAACCAGCCGACTGCGGCTTGGGTTGCGGTTGTGGGGGGCGACTATGATCGGGTCGGTGTTTTTCTTGTGGGCTGTGTGCGGGATGTTTCCCGTGGCCTTGATGACCGGCGTGATGGTTTACGTCGCGCCGCGATACATCTTGCACTACCTTGTCGAACGCCGCCGCACACTCATTCGAGACCAAATGGTGTCGGCCACCATGGGGCTGGCCAACGCAGTCAAAGCGGGATTGTCGCTGCCGCAGGGATTAACGTCGATTTGTGAAGAAGTTCCCGAGCCGCTGGTTTCGGAGTTACGGAGGATTGAATTTGAATACCACCGCGGCCGCCCGCTGCGGGATGCCATTGAGGAAGTTCGCCAACGTCTCGACATCGACGCGTTTACATTGTTCGCCCTAGCCATCGAAGTCTCGTTGGACCGCGGTGGAAATGTTGGCGAAGCCTTGAACCGCATCAGTGTCAGTTTGCAGGAAAATCAACGTATCGAACGCAAGTTGGAAGCCGACACGGCCAGTGGACGACAGATCGTACAAATCCTCGCTGTGTTCCCACTGTTTTTTATCGGTTTCTTCTACTTTGTTGATCCCCATGCCGGAGCGTTGTTGTTCGGTACATTGGCGGGGCAATTGGTGGTGTGTGTGGTGGCCATACTGGTCTATCTGGGTGTCGCCTGGGCCAATCGTATTATGCGATGCGATGTCTAG
- a CDS encoding DUF1553 domain-containing protein produces MFVKASGINKITLWAILALALVATPAVQAADSPVDYNRDILPMFAAKCYACHGPDEEHREADLRFDDRKATLELGAIVPGKLDESELIARIESDDPDLRMPPPQSNDTLSDEQKELFRRWISQGAEYDEHWAFVPPKRPPVPSVEDARWPRNPIDNFVLARLEAEGLSPTRKADRYALVRRVYLDLIGLPPTPEEADAFATNEDPAAYEKLVDQLLESPHYGERWARDWLDLARYADTNGYEKDRDRSIWPYRDWVIRALNADMPFDQFTIEQLAGDMLPGARTDQIIATGFHRNTMLNEEGGIDPLEYRFYAMVDRVATTGTVWLGLTTGCAQCHTHKYDPITHTDYYRFMALLDNADEPDLILKTPDVQQRREELELQIAALEADLPNQFPITDEEKPDEDPEADPNAEPAAEPDAKPDAKPDAKPDAKPDAKPDAKPDAKPDAKPEAKPDAKPDAKPKPESDAEPEAEPDEKPKAKPDVELSRQRFKVKFEEWLQKAQSEAVDWTVLRPVQFKSNLPKLERLDDHSIFSSGDITKRDVFHLTFQIDEAALPVTALRLEVLPDDRLPAGGPGRAYYEGRKGDFFLSELSAKFGGAAVEFVAASQSYGKLAFASKVDSVNANAENVYDGDGSTGWSTSQREGEPHQLVLNLSQPITQVGELQVMMLFERHYAASLGRFRFSAGAADRQIAAKQMPVAMEKLLTAGADQWSDEDLARIKRHYSLSAPELAEARKPIDELREKLPAYPTTLVMQERPHDNPRPTHRHHRGEFLSPKEAVTPGIPEFLLTTTDGTHGPSDRLSLARWLVSRDNPLIGRVTVNRAWQAFFGTGLVKTSSDFGTQGDPPTHPELLDWLATEFVEQGWSLKKLHRLIVTSATYRQRSQFTPELLERDPHNALLARGPRQRVNAETVRDIMLRISGLLSPKLYGRSVYPPQPDSVSALAYGGASWPVSTGEDRYRRSLYTFSKRTAPFAAFTVFDAPTGETCIARRNRSNTPLQALTLLNDEMYLEMSRALAKRIMDRASSPKVRAGLLLRQLLTRPVEVEEIDAVVKYQRAQLARLETGELNTAEIAGNEEATPQQAAWAMAARALMNLDEVITKP; encoded by the coding sequence ATGTTTGTCAAAGCAAGTGGTATTAATAAAATCACCTTGTGGGCCATTTTGGCGCTAGCCTTGGTGGCAACACCGGCAGTCCAAGCGGCCGACAGTCCGGTCGATTATAACCGCGACATACTTCCGATGTTTGCGGCCAAATGTTACGCCTGCCATGGTCCGGATGAGGAGCATCGTGAGGCGGATTTGCGATTCGATGACCGCAAGGCGACCTTAGAGTTGGGGGCGATTGTTCCCGGAAAACTGGATGAAAGCGAATTGATCGCGCGGATCGAATCGGATGATCCTGATCTGCGCATGCCGCCGCCGCAGTCTAATGACACGTTGAGCGACGAACAAAAAGAATTGTTTCGCCGCTGGATCAGTCAGGGGGCTGAATACGACGAACACTGGGCTTTTGTCCCGCCAAAACGGCCGCCGGTTCCTTCGGTTGAGGATGCGAGGTGGCCCCGCAATCCGATCGACAATTTCGTATTGGCCCGACTCGAAGCTGAAGGCTTAAGTCCGACTCGCAAAGCGGATCGTTATGCGCTGGTTCGCCGGGTCTATTTGGACTTGATCGGTTTGCCGCCGACACCGGAGGAAGCGGACGCGTTTGCGACCAACGAAGATCCGGCGGCCTACGAAAAACTGGTGGATCAGTTGCTGGAATCGCCGCATTATGGGGAGCGGTGGGCGCGGGACTGGCTGGACTTGGCGCGGTACGCCGACACGAATGGATATGAAAAGGATCGCGACCGCTCCATTTGGCCGTATCGCGATTGGGTGATTCGCGCGCTCAATGCCGACATGCCGTTTGATCAATTCACCATTGAACAACTCGCCGGCGACATGCTGCCGGGGGCGAGGACGGATCAGATCATCGCGACGGGGTTTCACCGCAATACGATGCTCAACGAAGAGGGGGGCATCGATCCGTTGGAATATCGTTTTTATGCAATGGTGGATCGCGTTGCGACGACCGGGACGGTGTGGTTGGGGCTAACCACAGGCTGCGCCCAATGCCATACCCATAAGTATGACCCGATCACACACACCGACTACTATCGTTTTATGGCATTGTTGGACAATGCGGATGAGCCGGATTTGATTCTAAAAACGCCGGATGTTCAACAACGCCGCGAGGAATTGGAATTACAAATTGCGGCTCTGGAAGCGGATTTGCCAAACCAGTTTCCGATCACCGATGAGGAGAAACCTGACGAGGACCCTGAAGCAGATCCTAATGCGGAACCCGCCGCGGAACCTGACGCGAAACCTGACGCGAAACCTGACGCGAAACCTGACGCGAAACCTGACGCGAAACCTGACGCGAAACCTGACGCGAAACCTGACGCGAAACCTGAAGCAAAACCTGACGCAAAACCTGATGCAAAACCTAAACCGGAATCCGACGCGGAACCTGAAGCAGAACCTGACGAGAAACCCAAAGCGAAACCTGACGTGGAGCTATCTAGGCAACGCTTTAAGGTCAAGTTTGAGGAATGGTTGCAGAAGGCACAGTCGGAAGCGGTCGACTGGACGGTTTTGCGACCTGTGCAATTCAAGTCGAACCTCCCCAAGCTGGAACGGCTTGATGATCATTCGATTTTTTCAAGTGGCGACATTACGAAACGAGATGTCTTTCACCTCACTTTTCAAATCGACGAGGCGGCGCTGCCCGTTACGGCGCTTCGCTTGGAAGTGCTGCCCGATGATCGACTGCCCGCCGGAGGTCCGGGACGGGCTTATTACGAAGGCCGCAAGGGGGACTTTTTCCTCAGCGAACTGTCCGCCAAGTTCGGTGGTGCGGCGGTTGAATTCGTCGCTGCGTCGCAGAGTTATGGAAAGCTTGCCTTCGCCAGTAAAGTCGATAGCGTGAATGCCAACGCTGAGAATGTGTACGACGGCGACGGGTCGACCGGATGGTCAACCTCACAGCGGGAAGGGGAGCCGCATCAACTCGTGTTGAATCTGTCCCAACCGATCACGCAGGTGGGCGAACTGCAAGTTATGATGTTATTCGAGCGGCACTACGCCGCTAGTCTGGGGCGGTTTCGATTTTCGGCCGGTGCTGCGGATAGGCAGATAGCTGCCAAGCAAATGCCAGTCGCCATGGAAAAACTTTTGACCGCAGGGGCAGATCAATGGTCGGACGAAGATTTAGCGAGGATCAAGCGGCATTATTCGCTCAGCGCACCGGAGTTGGCTGAGGCCCGTAAACCGATCGATGAATTGCGTGAAAAGTTACCGGCTTATCCCACGACGTTGGTGATGCAGGAACGTCCGCACGACAATCCTCGTCCCACCCACCGGCACCATCGTGGTGAATTCCTCAGCCCCAAAGAAGCGGTTACGCCGGGGATTCCCGAATTTCTGCTCACCACAACCGACGGAACTCATGGACCGTCCGACCGGTTGTCACTCGCCCGTTGGTTGGTTAGCCGCGATAATCCATTGATCGGACGGGTGACGGTCAATCGCGCCTGGCAGGCGTTTTTCGGAACGGGACTAGTAAAAACCAGTAGCGACTTCGGCACCCAGGGAGATCCCCCGACACATCCCGAATTGCTGGACTGGTTGGCGACAGAATTCGTTGAACAGGGTTGGTCGCTGAAAAAGCTGCACCGGCTGATTGTGACGAGCGCGACCTATCGTCAGCGGAGCCAGTTTACCCCCGAATTACTCGAGCGCGACCCGCACAACGCGTTGTTAGCCCGCGGACCGCGGCAGCGTGTGAATGCGGAGACCGTTCGTGACATCATGCTCCGCATCAGCGGTTTATTGTCCCCCAAACTCTACGGTCGTAGCGTCTATCCGCCGCAGCCTGACAGCGTGAGCGCATTGGCATACGGAGGTGCGAGTTGGCCGGTTTCGACCGGTGAGGACCGTTACCGACGATCACTGTACACGTTTAGTAAACGGACGGCTCCCTTTGCGGCCTTCACGGTCTTTGATGCGCCGACTGGAGAGACCTGCATCGCCCGTCGCAATCGCAGCAACACTCCGCTACAAGCGCTAACGTTGTTGAACGATGAAATGTATCTCGAAATGTCTCGGGCGCTCGCGAAACGGATCATGGATCGGGCATCTTCCCCAAAGGTAAGGGCGGGTCTGTTGCTGCGACAGTTATTGACGCGGCCCGTCGAAGTCGAAGAGATCGATGCAGTCGTCAAATATCAACGGGCGCAACTAGCACGGTTAGAAACAGGCGAATTGAATACTGCTGAAATCGCGGGGAACGAAGAGGCGACTCCTCAGCAAGCAGCCTGGGCGATGGCGGCCCGAGCGCTGATGAACCTGGATGAAGTGATTACAAAACCATAA